The Candidatus Hydrogenedentota bacterium region GTATGCCCGGTGGTGTGAGAGGGGGAGAGGGGCAACCCCCCCCCCTACTCGATTATCCCGGAGGGAGTGAAGGGGGTGGGAGGATTTTGTGGTAGAGAGGGGCGCTAAAAATGACTTTTTTTTCTAAATGAGCGGATTGTCGTCAAATTGGTTTCCGGGACAATTTTCGGTATCATATCCACCGGCAAGCGGCAATGTGTTTGATGCCGTCGTGAAAATCCCCCGAATGGTTTGTAAAGGGGGAAAGACTGTGCGCGGCAACGTAGTCTTGTGCGGCACAGACGGTTCAAGGCGTTTATGGCCGAAAGGCCAGGGAGACGGAATCATGTTCGAATCTATTGAGATGGCGCCGCCCGATCCGATTTTGGGGCTTACCGACGCATTCATGAAAGATACCCGGCCCGGAAAGATCAATCTCGGCGTCGGCGTGTATAAGGATGAAAGCGGCAAGACGCCGATTTTTGCATCCGTCAAGCGGGCCGAGGAGCGCATCCTTGGCGAGGAGACCACGAAATCGTATCTGCCGATACCGGGATCTCCGGCGTACGGCGCGGCGGTGCAGGACATGGTTTTCGGTCCGGATCACCCAATTGTCGCGGACAAGCGCGCGGTGACGGCGCATACGCCGGGCGGGACGGGCGCGTTGCGCGTCGCGGGCGATTTCATCAAGGCGAACCTCAACACCAACCGGATCTGGATCAGCTCCCCGACGTGGGAAAACCATCGGGGAGTGTTTCAGGCGGCCGGTCTCGAAGTGGAGACTTATCCCTATTACGATGCCGATGGCAAGCGGTTGGCCTTTGATGCAATGATGTCGGCGCTTGAATCCGTGCCGGCGGGCGAGATCGTCCTTCTTCACGCCTGCTGCCACAATCCCACCGGCATGGATCCGGACGCGGTACAGTGGAAGTCGATCGCGGACGTCGCGGCGCGCCGCCGATTCCTGCCCTTTTTCGACTTTGCCTACCAGGGACTCGGCGACGGACTCGAACAGGACGCCGCGGGGTTGCGCATCGTGGCGGATGCCGTGGACGAGTTCATCGTGGCCAGTTCGTTCGCGAAGAATTTCGGCCTGTACAACGAGCGGGCGGGCGCCCTCACGCTTGTGGCGCGTTCCGGGGCCGAGGCGCAGCGGGCGTTCAGCCAGCTCAAGTTGCGGATTCGCACCAATTACTCGAATCCGCCGTCGCACGGCGGGGCCATCGTGACGACGGTCCTGAACGATCCCGAACTTCGCGCGTTGTGGGAAGGCGAGGTGCGCGCCATGTGCGATCGCATCCGCGGGATGCGGGCGCTTTTCGTCGAGACGCTCAAGGCCAAGGGCGTGGACCGCGATTTCTCGTTCATCACGCGCCAGCGCGGCATGTTCTCGTTCTCCGGCTTAACAAAAGATCAGGTGGATGCCCTGCGCGAACGGTACGGCATCTATATCGTGGCGTCGGGCCGCATCAACGTCGCCGCCATGACGCCGTCCAACATGGAGCCGCTCTGTTCCGCCGTCGCGGACGTGTTGCGGGGATAAATCGCCCGGCGCATCCGGATTGCGGTGTTGCATTCGGAACGGGAAGTGTGCCATGCTTTAGGTGCGGCGGGCGGGGCGCCCACCGGAATGGAAGGCAAGGAGAACACGGGATGCTGAAGACGAACTTGTTTGATGTTCGCCGATGGCGTCCCATGTCCCACCGGTAGTCCTTGCTCCGTCTTTCGAGTTTTTCTTTCCAGGCAGGACAATTCTTTCGCAGTCGTATTGTGCGCGGCGCAGTTGAAGAAAGGCATTTCCCATGAAATTGAACGACATGGTCAGATTTGATGAAAAAGGCTTGGTGGCGGCCATTATTCAGCATGCGGACACGGGTCAGGTGCTGATGCTGGGGTACATGAACGCGGAATCGCTGGCGATAACGTTGGAGGAGCGGCGCGCGTGTTTTTGGTCGCGGTCGCGACAGAAACTCTGGCGCAAGGGCGAGACGTCGGGGAATGTCCTGGAGGTCCGGGAGATTCGTGTTGATTGCGACGCCGACGCGCTCGTCCTGAAGTGCAATCCGATCGGACCCACTTGTCATACGAATGAAACCAGTTGTTTTTACCGAAAAGTGGATTTCGACGGCGGCGTGACGCTGGATGGAGACGGCGTGGCCGCGGAATAAGGCTCAAGGCTCAAGGTTATGGATTTTCTGGGAGCCTGTGGAGGAGATAAAAATGGTTCACCCCACGTTGGATGAATTTCGCAAGTTGGCGAGTCCGGGCGCATTGGTCCCGGTATACCGCGAGATCCTGGCGGATCTTGAGACGCCGGTGACGGCGTACATGAAAATCGCGAAGGACCAGTCCTACGCGTTTTTGCTCGAAAGCGTCGAGAAAGCCGACGCGATCGGCCGGTATTCGTTTATCGGCGCGAATCCCTCGGTGGTTTTCCGATCGAAGGGCACGCAGGTCACGCTGATTCGTGACGGGTGCGCATCCTGTTGCGAATCGCCCGATCCGCTCGGCGAACTACGCAAGTTGATGGCCACCTACAAACCGGTGCCGGTTCCCGGGCTTGACGGTTTCCATGGCGGGGCCGTCGGCTACATGTCGTACGATCAGGTGCGGTTCTTCGAGAAAGTGCCGGACGCGAATCCGGATCCGCTGGGTCTGCCGGATCTGTATTTCATGATCACCGACACAATCCTGATCTTCGATCATGTGAGCAACAAACTGTTGATAGTGTCCAACGCGCACGTGCAGGAAAGCGCGGATTCGGCCTATGCCGAGGCGGTGCGCAAGATTGACATTCTTGATCGCCAATTGCGCAGGCCGCTTTCGGTCAGCACGGAACGGCTGCAATCCGGTCCGGTGGACAATGAGCCGAAGTCGAGTTTCACGCGCGAGGCGTTCTGCGAGGCGGTCCGCAAGGCCAAGGAGTACATCTGCGCGGGCGACATCTTCCAGGTGGTTTTGTCGCAGCGCTTCGAGCGCGAAGTGTTCGCGAGTCCCGTGAGCCTGTACCGCGCGCTGCGATCGATCAATCCGTCGCCGTACATGACGCTCGTGCAATATCCGGACATGGCGCTTATCGGATCGAGTCCCGAAGTCATGACGCAGGTCAAGGGCCGGCGCTGTATGGTGCGGCCCATCGCGGGGACGCGTCCGCGCGGCGCAACGCCCGAAGAGGATCTGCAGCTCGAAAAAGACCTGCTCGCGGACGAGAAGGAACTCGCCGAGCACATCATGCTGGTGGACCTCGGCCGCAACGACGTCGGTCGTGTCAGCAAGCCGGGCACGGTCGCGCCGGTGGCGTCGCGGATGATGGCCATCGAGCGTTATTCGCACGTCATGCACATCGTCAGCGAAGTGGCCGGCGAGATGAAGGACGGCGAAGACGCCTATTCCGCCTTGGCGGCCACGTTTCCGATGGGCACGGTCAGCGGCGCGCCGAAAATCCGCGCGATGGAGATCATTGACGAACTCGAACCCATCCGCCGCGGACCGTACGCGGGCGGTTGCGGTTATATCAGTTTCGACGGCGACATGGACACGTGCATCATCATCCGCACGATCATCCTGAAGGACGGCGTGGCGCATATCCAGGCCGGCGCGGGCATTGTCTACGACAGCGTGCCCGAACGCGAGTACGAGGAAACGGTCAACAAGGCGAAGGCGATGTTCCGCGCGGTGGAATTCGCCGAAAAGGGGCTTGAATCATGATTCTCATCGTTGACAACTACGATTCGTTCACCTACAACCTCGTGCAGTATTTCGGCGAGTTGGAGCCCGATATCCGCGTGTTTCGCAACGACGCGATCGATGTCGCGGGTATCCGCGCGCTCAAGCCGGACCGGATCATCGTGTCGCCGGGACCATGCACGCCGAAGGAAGCCGGCATCTCGCGGGACGTGATCCGCGAACTCGGCCCGGAGATCCCGCTGCTGGGCGTCTGCCTCGGTCACCAGGCGATCGGCGACGTGTTCGGCGGCGATGTCATCCGCGCCGAACGGATTATGCACGGAAAACTGAGCTGGATCCGCCACAACGGCAACCGGCTGTTCGAGGGCGTCGAATCGCCATTCCAGGCCACGCGCTACCACTCGCTCATCATCCGCCGCGAGACCTGTCCCGATGTGCTCGAAATCACCGCCGAGACCGACGAAGGCGAGATCATGGGCGTTGCCCACAAGCAATATCCGATCTGGGGCGTCCAGTTCCATCCCGAAAGCATCCTCACGAAATGCGGCAAGCAAATCATCCGGAACTTCATGGCGCTCTGATCTCGGCGTTGTTTTTTGGCCGCCCTTGACCGGATGAGACGCATGGGGTATGCTGTCGCCGGATCGTGTGTACGGAGCATTCGGGCAGGCTGGACGGCCTGTTCCACGTGCGGCGACCAAGAGATGCTCCGTGTGGGCTTTGTAATGCGGAATGGGTAAATTGCGACGAGGGAGGTTATCGGGCATGGCCAAGGCAGGAGCAAAGCAGTATCGTTTTTCGTTTGGTCCGTGGAACATTGACGAGGGCGCGGATCCGTTTGGTCCCACGGTGCGCAAGCCGGAGGCGCTGGCGAAGAAGATCCGGGCCGCGAAGGCCATGGGATTCGACGGCGTCCAGTTTCACGACGACGATGTGGCGCCGAATCTCGACGGCAAATCGCACGCGCAAATCATGAAAGAGGCGGCGCAGGTCAAGCGGATGCTGGACGGGGAAGGACTCAAGGCGGAGTTCACCGCGCCGCGCCTGTGGTTCGCGCGGCAGACCATTGACGGCGCGTACACGAGCAACGATCCGAAATGCCGGAAGTACGCCATCGAGCGCACGAAAATCTGCATGGACATCAACAACGCCATCGGCGGCGACTGGATCGTGTTGTGGCTTGCGCGGGAAGGGTCGTATATTCGCGAAAGCAAGAATCCGCGTGTGTCGGTGCTGCAATTGCGCGACGCGTTGAATGCGATGCTGGCGTACGATCCGAAGGCGATGATCCTGATCGAGCCGAAACCCAACGAGCCGGTGGACAGCGCGATTATCCCGACGATCGGTCATGCCATCGGATTGTCGTATCTGACGGACGATCCGTCGCGCGTCGGATGTTTGGTCGAGACGGCGCATTCGTGTCTGGCCGGGCTGGATCCGAGCGACGACATGGCCTATGCCCTCGCGCACAACAAACTCAAGAGCGTGCATCTGAACGACCAAGGCGGGCTAAAGTTCGATCAGGACAAGTCGTTCGGATCGTACAACCTTCGCCGCGCGTTCAACCAGGTCCGCGTGCTTGACGAGTACGGTTACGGCAAAAACGGCGAATGGATCGGCCTCGACGTCAAGGCCATGCGCACGCAGAAACAGGAAGGCAACACGAAGCATTTGTCGTCGAGCAAGGAACGCTTCCTGTTCCTGTTGGAAAAAGTCCGGACTTTGGACAAGAAACTCGAGGCGCAGTTGATCGCCGCGCGCGATTACGAGGAACTCGACCGCTACATTCTGTGCCACCTGATGGGCGTGAAGTACCGGTAAGATTGCGGATTTGAGATTGCGGATTGCGGCGGGGCGGAGTGTCCGCCACGGCCATGTCGTCCCCTTTACAAGCCGCCAACGCGTGAGGGCGTGAACCATGCTTGAGACAGTCGATCTGGATGCGTCGTTGTCGAAGGAGGAGTTCAAGAAGGCCCATGAACCGCTGGATTTGCGCCTTGCGGAATTACAGCGGCAGATACGCGCGGCGGGCATCCCGTTGCTTGTCGTGTTCGAGGGGTGGGAAGCCGCGGGCGTGGGCACGGCCATCAGCCGCCTGCTATCCCCGCTGGATCCGCGCGGATACAAGGTCCATACCTTCCAAGCGCCCACGGAAACCGAGGCGTTGTATCCGCCGATGTGGCGCTACTGGCTGACGACGCCCGCGCGCGGCCTGATTGCCATTTACGACGGCAGTTGGTACTGGGAGGCGCTGAAGCGCGACAAGCCCGCGGGGCCGGAGGTTTACGAACGGGTGCGCACGTTCGAGCGGCAGTTGGCGGACGACGGCGCGGTGATCCTCAAATTCTGGCTTCACATCAGCAGCCGCGAACAGGCCAAGCGTTTCAAGAGAATGAAGGACGATCCCGCGCTGGCCTGGAAACTCAGCAAGGAGGACTGGCGCCGCCACCGAAAGTACAAGAGTTACTGCCAAGTCGTCGAAACGACGCTGCGGGAAACCTCGACGGCGTATGCCCCGTGGACGGTCGTTCCCGCGCACGACCCGCGGTATGCCTGCCTGACGATTGACGAGACGGTCGGGCAGGCGCTCGAAACCGCGCTTCAACGCAAGCCGCCAACGGTTTCGGTGGTTCCGGCGCGCCTGCCGAAGCGGGTCAGCCCGCTCGACAAGGTTGACGTGAACCTTTCCGTGACGCATGAAGAGTACAGCCGTGAAATGCCGCGTCTTCAGAAGGAACTTCTGCGCCTTGAACATCTCATTTATCCCAAGCGCATCCCCGTCGCCATTGTGTATGAGGGGTGGGACGCGGCGGGCAAGGGCGGCAACATCAAGCGCCTCATCACGGGCATGGACCACCGAGGATTCGAGGTTATCCCTTTTGCCGCGCCGGAAGGCGACGAGCGTACGCACCATTATCTGTGGCGCTTTTGGCGGCACGTCCCGAAAGGCGGACACATCACGATTTTCGACCGGAGTTGGTACGGGCGCGTCATGGTCGAGCGCATCGAAGGGTTCGCCACGCCCGAGGCCTGGGGACGCGCCTATCGCGAGATCAACGAATTCGAGCA contains the following coding sequences:
- a CDS encoding amino acid aminotransferase, translated to MFESIEMAPPDPILGLTDAFMKDTRPGKINLGVGVYKDESGKTPIFASVKRAEERILGEETTKSYLPIPGSPAYGAAVQDMVFGPDHPIVADKRAVTAHTPGGTGALRVAGDFIKANLNTNRIWISSPTWENHRGVFQAAGLEVETYPYYDADGKRLAFDAMMSALESVPAGEIVLLHACCHNPTGMDPDAVQWKSIADVAARRRFLPFFDFAYQGLGDGLEQDAAGLRIVADAVDEFIVASSFAKNFGLYNERAGALTLVARSGAEAQRAFSQLKLRIRTNYSNPPSHGGAIVTTVLNDPELRALWEGEVRAMCDRIRGMRALFVETLKAKGVDRDFSFITRQRGMFSFSGLTKDQVDALRERYGIYIVASGRINVAAMTPSNMEPLCSAVADVLRG
- the hisI gene encoding phosphoribosyl-AMP cyclohydrolase encodes the protein MKLNDMVRFDEKGLVAAIIQHADTGQVLMLGYMNAESLAITLEERRACFWSRSRQKLWRKGETSGNVLEVREIRVDCDADALVLKCNPIGPTCHTNETSCFYRKVDFDGGVTLDGDGVAAE
- the trpE gene encoding anthranilate synthase component I — translated: MVHPTLDEFRKLASPGALVPVYREILADLETPVTAYMKIAKDQSYAFLLESVEKADAIGRYSFIGANPSVVFRSKGTQVTLIRDGCASCCESPDPLGELRKLMATYKPVPVPGLDGFHGGAVGYMSYDQVRFFEKVPDANPDPLGLPDLYFMITDTILIFDHVSNKLLIVSNAHVQESADSAYAEAVRKIDILDRQLRRPLSVSTERLQSGPVDNEPKSSFTREAFCEAVRKAKEYICAGDIFQVVLSQRFEREVFASPVSLYRALRSINPSPYMTLVQYPDMALIGSSPEVMTQVKGRRCMVRPIAGTRPRGATPEEDLQLEKDLLADEKELAEHIMLVDLGRNDVGRVSKPGTVAPVASRMMAIERYSHVMHIVSEVAGEMKDGEDAYSALAATFPMGTVSGAPKIRAMEIIDELEPIRRGPYAGGCGYISFDGDMDTCIIIRTIILKDGVAHIQAGAGIVYDSVPEREYEETVNKAKAMFRAVEFAEKGLES
- a CDS encoding aminodeoxychorismate/anthranilate synthase component II; amino-acid sequence: MILIVDNYDSFTYNLVQYFGELEPDIRVFRNDAIDVAGIRALKPDRIIVSPGPCTPKEAGISRDVIRELGPEIPLLGVCLGHQAIGDVFGGDVIRAERIMHGKLSWIRHNGNRLFEGVESPFQATRYHSLIIRRETCPDVLEITAETDEGEIMGVAHKQYPIWGVQFHPESILTKCGKQIIRNFMAL
- a CDS encoding TIM barrel protein: MAKAGAKQYRFSFGPWNIDEGADPFGPTVRKPEALAKKIRAAKAMGFDGVQFHDDDVAPNLDGKSHAQIMKEAAQVKRMLDGEGLKAEFTAPRLWFARQTIDGAYTSNDPKCRKYAIERTKICMDINNAIGGDWIVLWLAREGSYIRESKNPRVSVLQLRDALNAMLAYDPKAMILIEPKPNEPVDSAIIPTIGHAIGLSYLTDDPSRVGCLVETAHSCLAGLDPSDDMAYALAHNKLKSVHLNDQGGLKFDQDKSFGSYNLRRAFNQVRVLDEYGYGKNGEWIGLDVKAMRTQKQEGNTKHLSSSKERFLFLLEKVRTLDKKLEAQLIAARDYEELDRYILCHLMGVKYR
- the pap gene encoding polyphosphate:AMP phosphotransferase, whose amino-acid sequence is MLETVDLDASLSKEEFKKAHEPLDLRLAELQRQIRAAGIPLLVVFEGWEAAGVGTAISRLLSPLDPRGYKVHTFQAPTETEALYPPMWRYWLTTPARGLIAIYDGSWYWEALKRDKPAGPEVYERVRTFERQLADDGAVILKFWLHISSREQAKRFKRMKDDPALAWKLSKEDWRRHRKYKSYCQVVETTLRETSTAYAPWTVVPAHDPRYACLTIDETVGQALETALQRKPPTVSVVPARLPKRVSPLDKVDVNLSVTHEEYSREMPRLQKELLRLEHLIYPKRIPVAIVYEGWDAAGKGGNIKRLITGMDHRGFEVIPFAAPEGDERTHHYLWRFWRHVPKGGHITIFDRSWYGRVMVERIEGFATPEAWGRAYREINEFEQELTSSGIVLVKFWIHISKEEQLKRFRLREKTPYKQWKITDEDWRNRKQWDAYHAAVTEMIEKTSTVNAPWTIVEGNDKKHARLKALRTVVAAIEKALKRKNGHR